A stretch of the Orcinus orca chromosome 1, mOrcOrc1.1, whole genome shotgun sequence genome encodes the following:
- the TACSTD2 gene encoding tumor-associated calcium signal transducer 2 — protein sequence MARGPGLALLWPSLLPPLLLLAALIGHAAAQDNCTCPTNKMTVCNRSGPDGRCQCRVLGSGLEVDCSTLTSKCLLFKARMSAQKSGRALVQPSEHALVDNDGLYDPDCDQQGRFKARQCNQTSVCWCVNSVGVRRTDKGDLSLRCDELVRTHHILIDLRRRPAVRAFNHSHLDAEVRRLFWERYLLHPKFVAAVHYEHPTIQIELQQNASQKVAGDVDIADAAYYFERDIKGESLFPGHSGLDVRVRGEPLLLERTLIYYLDEKSPQFSMKRLTSGLIAVIVVVLVSLAAGVAVLVITNRRKLGKYKKVEIKELGEMRKEPSL from the coding sequence ATGGCCCGGGGTCCGGGCCTCGCGCTGCTGTGGCCGTCGCTGCTGCCGCCGCTCCTGCTGCTGGCGGCGCTGATCGGCCACGCGGCCGCGCAGGACAACTGCACGTGCCCCACCAACAAGATGACTGTGTGCAACCGGAGCGGCCCGGACGGCCGCTGCCAGTGCCGCGTGCTCGGCTCGGGCCTGGAGGTCGACTGCTCCACGCTCACGTCCAAGTGCCTGCTGTTCAAAGCGCGCATGAGCGCCCAGAAGAGCGGCCGCGCGCTGGTGCAGCCGAGCGAGCATGCGCTCGTGGACAACGACGGCCTGTACGACCCGGACTGCGACCAGCAGGGCCGCTTCAAGGCGCGCCAGTGCAACCAGACGTCTGTGTGCTGGTGCGTGAACTCGGTGGGCGTGCGCCGCACGGACAAGGGCGACCTGAGCCTGCGCTGCGACGAGCTGGTGCGCACCCACCACATCCTCATCGACCTGCGCCGCCGCCCGGCCGTCCGCGCCTTCAACCACTCACACCTGGATGCCGAGGTGCGGCGGCTTTTCTGGGAGCGTTACCTGCTGCACCCCAAGTTCGTGGCGGCCGTGCACTACGAGCACCCCACCATCCAGATCGAGCTTCAGCAGAACGCGTCGCAGAAGGTCGCCGGCGATGTGGACATCGCCGACGCCGCCTACTACTTCGAGAGAGACATCAAGGGCGAGTCGCTGTTCCCGGGCCACAGCGGCCTCGACGTGCGCGTGCGCGGAGAGCCCCTGCTGCTGGAGCGGACGCTCATCTACTACCTGGATGAGAAGTCCCCGCAGTTCTCCATGAAGCGTCTCACCAGCGGCCTCATCGCCGTCATCGTGGTGGTCCTGGTGTCCCTGGCCGCCGGCGTGGCCGTCCTGGTAATCACCAACCGGAGGAAGTTGGGGAAGTACAAGAAGGTGGAGATCAAGGAACTGGGGGAGATGAGAAAGGAACCGAGCTTGTAG